In the Staphylococcus condimenti genome, one interval contains:
- the gcvT gene encoding glycine cleavage system aminomethyltransferase GcvT — protein MSNDLKKTPLYNRFVESNAKIVEFGGWAMPVQFSSIKEEHNAVREVMGIFDVSHMGEVLIEGKDAADFIQYILSNDTDQLTDGKAQYTALCNEKGGIIDDLITYKLDDHKYLLVVNAANTEKDFEWINSHSKNFDVKVENVSDQYGQLAVQGPEARDYVGSLVDVDVTDMKPFDFKKDVTIFGKNIILSQSGYTGEDGFEIYCDSKDVVDILDGLLENEKLVPAGLGARDTLRLEAGLPLHGQDLSEDITPYEGGIAFAAKPLIDADFIGKEVLKEQKENGSEERTIGLEMLDKGIPRTGYDVLDLDGNKIGEVTSGTQSPATGKGIALAIIKRDEFEMGRELLVQIRKRQVKAKIVKKNQISK, from the coding sequence ATGTCAAATGATTTAAAAAAGACACCACTTTATAATCGTTTCGTTGAGAGCAATGCTAAAATTGTTGAATTCGGTGGATGGGCAATGCCAGTTCAATTTTCTAGCATCAAAGAAGAACATAACGCAGTTAGGGAAGTTATGGGAATATTTGATGTTAGTCACATGGGCGAAGTTTTAATTGAAGGTAAAGATGCTGCCGATTTCATTCAATACATTCTTTCAAATGATACTGATCAACTTACTGATGGCAAAGCTCAATATACTGCTTTATGTAATGAAAAAGGTGGTATTATTGATGACCTGATTACTTATAAATTAGATGATCATAAATATTTATTAGTAGTTAATGCAGCTAATACAGAAAAAGATTTTGAATGGATTAACTCACATTCTAAAAACTTCGATGTGAAAGTTGAAAATGTATCTGATCAATATGGTCAATTAGCCGTTCAAGGTCCTGAAGCACGCGACTATGTGGGTAGTTTAGTCGATGTAGATGTCACTGATATGAAACCTTTTGATTTCAAAAAGGATGTTACAATTTTCGGGAAAAATATCATTTTATCTCAATCAGGTTATACAGGTGAAGATGGTTTTGAAATCTATTGTGATTCTAAAGATGTAGTTGATATTTTGGACGGTCTATTAGAAAATGAAAAACTTGTACCTGCTGGTTTAGGTGCAAGAGATACATTACGTTTAGAAGCAGGCCTTCCTTTACACGGGCAAGATTTATCTGAAGATATCACACCATATGAAGGTGGCATTGCATTTGCTGCAAAACCATTAATTGATGCTGATTTCATTGGAAAAGAAGTTTTAAAAGAACAAAAAGAAAATGGATCAGAGGAACGTACTATTGGTTTAGAAATGTTAGATAAAGGCATTCCTAGAACTGGATATGATGTACTTGATCTTGATGGAAATAAAATAGGTGAAGTAACATCTGGTACTCAATCTCCTGCAACTGGAAAAGGAATTGCATTAGCAATTATTAAGCGTGATGAGTTTGAAATGGGCCGCGAATTACTTGTACAAATCAGAAAAAGACAAGTTAAAGCTAAAATAGTTAAGAAAAATCAAATTAGTAAATAA
- the nusB gene encoding transcription antitermination factor NusB, with the protein MSRKESRSQAFQALFQLEMENTDLSIDEAINFIKDDYPDLEFDFIHWLVSGVKDHEPVLDEKIQNNLKDWKISRLLKTDRIILRMAAFELANSDTPPKVIINEAVELAKQYSDDDHYRFINGVLSNLN; encoded by the coding sequence ATGAGTCGTAAAGAATCAAGAAGCCAAGCATTTCAAGCATTATTCCAACTTGAAATGGAAAATACAGATTTATCTATTGATGAAGCAATCAATTTTATTAAAGATGACTATCCTGACTTAGAATTTGATTTTATTCATTGGTTAGTTTCAGGTGTAAAAGACCATGAGCCGGTCCTAGATGAAAAAATTCAAAACAATTTAAAAGACTGGAAAATTTCTCGTTTACTTAAAACCGATCGCATCATCTTACGCATGGCCGCCTTTGAACTAGCTAATAGTGATACTCCTCCAAAAGTTATTATTAATGAAGCAGTTGAACTTGCGAAACAATACAGCGATGATGATCATTATCGTTTTATTAACGGCGTATTAAGCAATTTAAATTAA
- the accB gene encoding acetyl-CoA carboxylase biotin carboxyl carrier protein, which translates to MNFKEIKELIEILDNSNLTEINIEDNKGSIINLKKEKEREIITPQISSQPVPTQAAPPATSQNEITESNSASSSVEEDSGKTINAPMVGTFYKSPSPEEGAYVQVGDTVSNDTTVCILEAMKLFNEIQAEISGEITEILVEDGQMVEYGQPLFKVK; encoded by the coding sequence ATGAACTTTAAAGAAATTAAAGAGTTAATCGAAATCTTAGATAACTCGAACCTTACTGAAATTAATATAGAAGACAATAAAGGAAGTATTATTAATTTAAAGAAAGAAAAAGAAAGAGAAATTATTACACCTCAGATTTCATCACAACCAGTCCCAACACAAGCTGCGCCACCAGCCACTTCCCAAAATGAGATTACTGAAAGCAATAGTGCATCTTCTTCAGTAGAAGAAGACAGTGGTAAAACAATAAATGCTCCTATGGTTGGAACATTTTATAAATCTCCATCGCCTGAAGAAGGTGCTTATGTTCAAGTAGGAGATACAGTATCAAATGATACAACAGTTTGTATTTTAGAGGCTATGAAGTTATTTAATGAAATTCAAGCTGAAATCTCTGGGGAAATTACTGAAATATTAGTCGAAGACGGACAAATGGTAGAGTATGGCCAACCGTTATTTAAGGTGAAGTAA
- the gcvPB gene encoding aminomethyl-transferring glycine dehydrogenase subunit GcvPB — protein sequence MVSKSSPLIFERSRAGRYAYSLPKKEIDNNAVEELLDEKFIRKNKAEFPEVAELDLVRHYTELSNKNFGVDSGFYPLGSCTMKYNPKINEKVARIAGFAESHPLQEESQVQGSLEIIHSLQEELKEITGMDEVTLQPAAGAHGEWTALMIFKAYHEKNGEGHRDEVIVPDSAHGTNPASAAFAGFKAVTVKSDENGEVDVEDLKRLVNENTAAIMLTNPNTLGIFEHNIMEIGKIVHDAGGLLYYDGANLNAIMDKVRPGDMGFDAVHLNLHKTFTGPHGGGGPGSGPVGVKKELASFLPKPMVIKDGDTYRYDNDIENSIGRVKPFYGNFGIYLRAYTYIRTMGNSGLKEVSEAAVLNANYIKARLKDAFEIPYSQYCKHEFVLSGSKQKKEGVRTLDMAKRLLDFGVHPPTIYFPLNVEEGMMIEPTETESKETLDYFCDAMIQIANEAKEDPDKVLEAPHNTIIDRLDETKAARHPVLKFDNLHEEKE from the coding sequence ATGGTTAGTAAATCAAGCCCATTAATTTTCGAACGTTCTAGAGCAGGAAGATATGCATATTCTTTACCAAAAAAAGAAATTGATAACAATGCTGTTGAAGAGTTATTAGACGAAAAATTTATTCGTAAAAATAAAGCAGAGTTTCCTGAAGTTGCTGAATTAGATTTAGTTAGACATTATACTGAACTTTCAAACAAAAACTTTGGTGTAGATTCTGGTTTTTACCCCCTAGGCTCATGTACGATGAAATATAATCCGAAAATAAATGAGAAAGTAGCTCGTATTGCAGGTTTCGCAGAATCTCATCCATTGCAAGAGGAATCTCAAGTTCAGGGCTCTTTAGAAATTATTCATAGTTTACAAGAAGAATTGAAAGAAATCACTGGTATGGATGAAGTGACACTACAACCAGCTGCAGGTGCACATGGTGAATGGACTGCACTCATGATTTTTAAAGCCTATCATGAAAAAAATGGTGAAGGACACCGTGACGAGGTTATTGTTCCTGATTCAGCTCATGGTACTAATCCAGCATCAGCAGCATTTGCTGGCTTCAAAGCTGTAACAGTTAAATCAGACGAAAATGGCGAGGTAGACGTTGAAGACTTGAAACGTTTAGTCAATGAAAATACTGCTGCAATAATGCTAACAAATCCTAATACATTAGGAATTTTTGAACACAATATCATGGAAATTGGTAAAATTGTCCATGATGCTGGTGGTTTATTGTATTATGACGGCGCCAATTTAAATGCGATTATGGACAAAGTTCGTCCAGGAGATATGGGCTTTGATGCGGTTCATTTAAACTTGCATAAAACATTCACTGGTCCACATGGTGGAGGTGGACCTGGTTCTGGACCCGTTGGAGTTAAGAAAGAATTAGCTAGTTTCTTACCAAAACCAATGGTTATAAAAGATGGAGATACGTATCGATATGATAATGATATTGAAAATTCAATCGGTCGCGTTAAACCATTCTATGGTAACTTCGGTATTTACTTACGTGCTTATACTTATATTCGCACAATGGGCAATAGTGGACTGAAAGAAGTTTCTGAAGCAGCAGTACTTAATGCAAATTATATTAAAGCCCGTTTAAAAGATGCATTCGAAATCCCTTATTCTCAGTACTGTAAACATGAATTCGTATTAAGTGGTTCAAAACAGAAAAAAGAAGGTGTGCGTACGTTAGACATGGCCAAACGTCTTCTTGATTTTGGAGTTCATCCTCCTACAATTTATTTCCCACTTAATGTTGAAGAGGGTATGATGATTGAACCAACAGAAACAGAATCTAAAGAAACATTAGATTACTTCTGTGATGCTATGATTCAAATTGCTAATGAAGCAAAAGAGGATCCAGACAAAGTTCTTGAAGCTCCTCATAATACTATTATCGATAGATTGGATGAAACAAAAGCAGCACGTCATCCAGTATTGAAATTTGATAATCTTCATGAAGAAAAAGAATAA
- the accC gene encoding acetyl-CoA carboxylase biotin carboxylase subunit, whose product MKKVLIANRGEIAVRIIRACKDLGLHTVAIYSEGDKDALHTQMADEAYCVGPTQSKDSYLNIPNILSIATSTGCDAVHPGYGFLSENGDFAELCEACQLKFIGPSYESIQKMGIKDVAKEEMISANVPVVPGSDGLVESIEDAKKTAEEIGYPVIIKATAGGGGKGIRVARDEKELENGYKMTQQEAETAFGNGGLYLEKFIENFRHIEFQIIGDQYGNVIQLGERDCTIQRRMQKLVEEAPSPILTAEKRAEMGAASIRAAKAVNYENAGTIEYIYDLDTDDFYFMEMNTRIQVEHPVTEMVTGVDLVKLQLLVAMGEPLPFTQDDITINGHAMEFRINAENPYKNFMPSPGNITQYLAPGGYGVRVESACYTNYTIPPYYDSMVAKLIVHEPTRKEAIMAGMRALSEYLVLGIDTTIPFHIRLLQNDVFRGGEYSTKFLEQNNIMNEE is encoded by the coding sequence ATGAAAAAAGTATTAATCGCAAACCGCGGTGAAATTGCTGTAAGAATAATAAGAGCCTGCAAAGATCTAGGTCTACATACAGTTGCAATTTATTCTGAAGGGGATAAAGACGCTTTACATACTCAAATGGCGGATGAAGCATACTGTGTTGGTCCTACACAATCAAAAGACTCTTACTTGAATATCCCAAACATTTTATCAATAGCTACTTCAACTGGTTGTGACGCTGTTCACCCTGGTTACGGTTTTCTATCAGAAAATGGGGACTTTGCAGAATTATGTGAAGCTTGTCAATTAAAATTTATTGGCCCTAGCTATGAATCAATCCAAAAAATGGGGATTAAAGATGTAGCAAAAGAAGAAATGATTAGCGCTAATGTACCTGTAGTTCCAGGTAGTGATGGTTTAGTCGAATCAATAGAGGATGCTAAAAAAACTGCAGAAGAAATTGGTTACCCAGTAATCATCAAAGCAACAGCAGGGGGCGGCGGAAAAGGAATTCGTGTAGCAAGAGACGAAAAAGAGCTTGAAAATGGATATAAAATGACTCAACAAGAAGCTGAAACTGCTTTTGGTAACGGCGGCCTTTATTTAGAGAAGTTTATTGAGAATTTTAGACATATTGAATTCCAAATAATAGGTGATCAATATGGCAATGTTATTCAGTTAGGCGAACGCGATTGTACAATACAGCGTCGAATGCAGAAACTTGTTGAAGAAGCTCCTTCTCCTATTTTAACAGCAGAAAAGAGAGCAGAAATGGGAGCTGCGTCTATCAGAGCTGCTAAAGCAGTGAATTATGAAAATGCAGGTACAATTGAATACATTTATGATTTAGATACTGATGATTTTTATTTTATGGAAATGAATACACGTATACAAGTGGAACATCCAGTGACTGAAATGGTAACAGGTGTTGATTTAGTGAAGTTACAGTTATTAGTAGCAATGGGTGAGCCTCTTCCATTCACACAAGACGATATTACAATAAACGGACATGCAATGGAGTTTCGTATAAATGCAGAAAATCCGTACAAAAACTTTATGCCTTCCCCAGGAAACATCACACAGTACTTAGCGCCAGGCGGTTATGGAGTAAGAGTTGAATCTGCTTGTTATACTAACTACACAATCCCTCCATATTACGATTCTATGGTTGCAAAATTAATCGTTCATGAACCAACTAGAAAAGAAGCAATTATGGCAGGTATGCGTGCATTAAGTGAATACTTAGTTCTTGGCATTGATACCACTATTCCTTTCCATATACGCCTTCTACAAAACGATGTTTTCCGAGGCGGAGAGTATAGCACCAAGTTCCTAGAGCAAAATAATATTATGAATGAAGAATAG
- a CDS encoding Asp23/Gls24 family envelope stress response protein, with the protein MVKVLDNSHKDLGKVEISPEVLISIASIATSEIDGLHGHFAELKNASPEKLNRKNLTRGIKLETKDDGIYIDVFCEFKYGINISKTATKIQETIFNSLSTMTTIVPKQINIHITHIEVENTKK; encoded by the coding sequence ATGGTAAAAGTCTTAGATAATTCTCATAAAGATTTAGGCAAAGTTGAAATATCACCAGAAGTACTTATTTCTATTGCCAGTATTGCGACTTCAGAAATAGATGGGTTACATGGACACTTTGCAGAACTGAAAAATGCTTCACCAGAGAAATTAAATCGTAAAAATTTAACAAGAGGTATTAAATTAGAAACGAAAGATGACGGTATTTATATAGATGTTTTCTGTGAATTCAAATATGGCATTAACATTTCTAAAACAGCTACGAAAATCCAAGAAACAATTTTCAATTCTTTAAGTACTATGACAACAATTGTACCTAAGCAAATCAATATTCATATTACACATATCGAAGTTGAAAATACAAAGAAATAA
- the gcvPA gene encoding aminomethyl-transferring glycine dehydrogenase subunit GcvPA, translated as MSHRYIPLTEKDKQEMLETIGANSIEELFGDVPKEILLDRELDIPNGEDETTLFKRLSRIANKNITKEDHTSFLGAGVYDHYTPAVVDAMISRSEFYTAYTPYQPEISQGELQAIFEFQTLICELTGMDVANSSMYDGITAFAEACILAFSQTKKNKIVVSKGLHYQALQVLHTYSKIRNDYEIVEVDLDGTITDLEKLENAIDDETAAVAVQYPNFYGSIEDLEKIKSLIKNKKTLFIVYTNPLSLGLLTPPGEFGADIVVGDTQPFGIPAQFGGPHCGFFATTKKLMRKVPGRLVGQTEDDHGNRGFVLTLQAREQHIRRDKATSNICSNQALNALASSIAMSALGKQGLQDIAVQNFENANYAKNQFKDAGIEVLPGTSFNEFVIKLDKPVKEVNDKLLSEGIIGGFDLSEVNEELGQAMLIAVTELRTKDEIDTFVKKVGEING; from the coding sequence GTGAGTCATCGATATATACCGTTAACTGAAAAAGACAAACAAGAAATGTTAGAAACAATTGGAGCTAACTCTATTGAAGAATTATTTGGAGATGTTCCTAAAGAAATTCTGCTTGATAGGGAATTAGATATTCCAAATGGAGAAGATGAAACAACTCTATTTAAAAGATTAAGTCGTATTGCTAATAAAAATATAACAAAAGAAGATCATACTTCATTCTTAGGAGCAGGAGTTTATGATCATTATACTCCAGCAGTAGTAGATGCAATGATTTCACGTTCAGAGTTTTATACTGCATATACACCTTATCAACCAGAAATCTCACAAGGCGAACTGCAAGCTATTTTTGAGTTCCAAACTTTAATTTGTGAACTAACTGGTATGGATGTAGCAAACTCTTCTATGTATGATGGAATAACTGCTTTTGCTGAAGCTTGTATTTTAGCTTTCAGTCAAACTAAAAAGAACAAAATTGTTGTATCAAAAGGGTTACATTATCAAGCATTACAAGTTCTACACACATATTCAAAAATCAGAAATGACTATGAAATTGTAGAAGTTGATTTAGATGGAACAATCACTGATTTAGAAAAATTGGAAAATGCAATTGATGATGAAACAGCCGCAGTTGCTGTACAGTACCCAAATTTCTATGGTTCTATAGAAGATTTAGAAAAAATCAAATCATTAATCAAAAATAAAAAAACATTATTTATTGTATATACAAACCCGCTTTCACTTGGTTTATTAACACCTCCAGGAGAGTTTGGTGCTGATATCGTAGTAGGCGACACACAACCATTTGGTATCCCAGCACAATTTGGTGGACCACATTGTGGATTCTTTGCCACAACTAAAAAATTAATGCGTAAGGTACCAGGGCGCCTAGTAGGACAAACAGAAGATGATCATGGAAATCGTGGCTTTGTTTTAACTTTACAAGCAAGGGAACAACATATCCGTCGCGACAAAGCAACATCTAACATTTGTTCTAATCAGGCACTTAATGCACTTGCTTCTTCTATCGCAATGTCGGCTTTAGGCAAACAAGGTCTTCAAGACATTGCTGTACAAAACTTTGAAAATGCCAATTATGCGAAAAATCAATTTAAAGATGCAGGAATTGAAGTATTACCAGGCACTTCTTTCAATGAATTTGTCATTAAATTAGATAAACCAGTTAAAGAAGTAAATGATAAATTGTTATCAGAAGGTATTATTGGCGGCTTTGATTTAAGTGAAGTAAACGAAGAATTAGGACAAGCAATGCTAATTGCTGTTACTGAATTAAGAACAAAAGATGAAATTGATACTTTTGTAAAGAAAGTAGGTGAAATTAATGGTTAG
- the efp gene encoding elongation factor P, with the protein MISVNDFKTGLTISVDNGIWKVIDFQHVKPGKGSAFVRSKLRNLRTGAIQEKTFRAGEKVEPAMIENRRMQYLYADGDMHVFMDNQTFEQTELPGDYLEDELKFLKANMEVQIQTYEGETIGVELPKTVELTVTETEPGVKGDTATGATKSATVETGYTLNVPLFVNEGDVLVINTGDGSYVSRA; encoded by the coding sequence ATGATTTCGGTTAATGATTTTAAAACAGGTTTAACAATTTCAGTAGACAATGGCATTTGGAAAGTCATCGACTTCCAACATGTAAAACCAGGTAAAGGTTCAGCGTTCGTACGTTCAAAATTACGTAATTTACGTACAGGAGCAATCCAAGAAAAAACTTTCCGTGCTGGAGAAAAAGTAGAACCAGCAATGATTGAAAATCGTCGCATGCAATATTTATATGCCGATGGAGATATGCATGTATTTATGGACAATCAAACTTTTGAACAAACTGAACTTCCTGGAGATTATCTTGAAGATGAGTTAAAATTCTTAAAAGCTAATATGGAAGTACAAATTCAAACATATGAAGGCGAAACAATCGGTGTAGAATTACCTAAAACTGTTGAATTAACAGTAACTGAAACAGAACCTGGTGTTAAAGGTGATACTGCTACTGGCGCAACAAAATCTGCAACGGTAGAAACAGGATATACTTTAAATGTGCCTCTTTTTGTAAATGAAGGAGATGTACTTGTCATCAACACTGGCGATGGCAGCTATGTTTCAAGAGCTTAA
- a CDS encoding lipoate--protein ligase family protein codes for MKETWNFINSGSHDPYYNMAMDEALLNFVSRGEIDPVIRFYTWDPATLSIGYFQRLKKEIDIDKVNEKGYGLVRRQTGGRGVLHDKELTYSVIVSESHPNMPKTVTEAYRVISQGLLEGFKELGFETYFAIPRSKEEREKLKQPRSSVCFDAPSWYELVVEGRKIAGSAQTRQKGVILQHGSILKDIDVDDLFDMFIFKNERLKDKMKTAFTDKAVAINDISESEITLKQMEDAFEKGFQKGLNINFKPLILTEAQKAEIKKLEEKYKSDEWTYRK; via the coding sequence TTGAAAGAAACATGGAATTTTATAAATTCAGGTAGCCATGATCCATATTATAATATGGCAATGGACGAAGCGTTACTTAATTTTGTTTCACGAGGTGAAATCGATCCTGTAATTCGATTTTATACTTGGGACCCAGCAACTTTATCAATCGGCTATTTTCAAAGATTAAAAAAAGAAATTGATATTGATAAAGTAAATGAAAAGGGCTACGGACTTGTTAGAAGACAAACAGGAGGTAGAGGGGTTCTGCACGATAAGGAACTAACATATAGTGTGATAGTGTCAGAATCTCATCCAAATATGCCTAAAACTGTTACTGAGGCATATAGGGTAATCTCACAAGGATTACTCGAAGGGTTTAAAGAACTTGGCTTCGAAACTTATTTTGCAATTCCAAGAAGCAAAGAAGAACGAGAAAAATTAAAACAACCTCGCAGTTCTGTTTGTTTTGATGCGCCAAGTTGGTACGAACTTGTTGTAGAAGGTCGAAAAATAGCAGGAAGTGCACAAACAAGACAAAAAGGCGTTATTTTGCAACATGGTTCTATTTTAAAGGATATAGATGTTGATGACTTGTTTGATATGTTTATTTTTAAAAACGAACGTTTAAAAGATAAAATGAAAACTGCTTTCACGGATAAAGCTGTTGCAATAAATGATATTTCGGAATCAGAGATTACCTTAAAACAAATGGAAGATGCATTTGAAAAGGGGTTCCAAAAAGGATTAAACATAAATTTTAAACCTTTGATATTAACAGAAGCTCAAAAAGCAGAAATCAAAAAATTAGAAGAAAAATACAAATCTGATGAATGGACATATAGAAAATAA
- a CDS encoding rhodanese-like domain-containing protein has translation MSNFWFIILAVLIIIALYMLIQFFINRRAVTELNQDEFHNGLRKAQVIDVREKVDYDYGHIIGARNIPMTLFSQRYKGLRKDQPIYLVDANGVASYRAARILKKNGYTDIYMLKGGYKKWTGKVKAKK, from the coding sequence ATGAGTAACTTTTGGTTTATCATTTTAGCTGTTTTAATTATTATCGCTTTATATATGTTAATCCAGTTTTTTATCAACCGAAGAGCTGTTACTGAATTGAATCAGGATGAATTTCATAATGGACTACGTAAAGCTCAAGTTATTGATGTAAGAGAAAAAGTTGATTATGATTATGGTCATATTATTGGAGCAAGAAATATTCCAATGACTTTGTTTAGCCAGCGATACAAAGGTTTGAGAAAAGATCAACCGATTTATCTAGTTGATGCTAACGGTGTTGCAAGCTATCGTGCCGCACGTATTTTAAAGAAAAATGGATATACAGATATCTATATGCTTAAAGGCGGCTATAAAAAATGGACTGGTAAAGTTAAAGCAAAAAAATAA
- a CDS encoding M24 family metallopeptidase yields the protein MSKVDKLRYLFSEKNLDAIIVLSDYNRRYISGFTGTSGALVITPINNYLVTDFRYIDQASDQAPDFEIIKRSKGLVPEVIEVLKQLDVQKVGFEGHLVSYDTYTELNQDNVSFESISDAIEDIRAIKDQEEINTIKKAAEIVDKTYEYILSIAKVGMTEQELKAELESKMLRLGASGPSFDTIVASGYRGALPHGVASDKKIEEGDMITLDFGAYYNGYVSDITRTFAIGQPDPKLIEIYNIVLEAQQTAVNKIKAGMTGEEADAIARDIIENYGYGEYFGHSTGHGIGLEIHEKPMLAKTAKTKLVPNNCVTVEPGIYIEGLGGVRIEDDIIITENGNEVFTKCTKDLIIL from the coding sequence ATGTCAAAAGTTGATAAGTTAAGATATCTTTTTTCAGAAAAAAATTTAGATGCGATTATTGTACTCTCTGATTACAATCGTAGATATATATCGGGGTTCACAGGCACAAGCGGTGCATTAGTTATTACTCCAATAAATAATTATTTAGTCACAGATTTTCGATATATTGACCAAGCCTCAGATCAAGCTCCTGACTTTGAAATTATCAAACGTTCAAAAGGATTAGTACCAGAAGTTATTGAAGTGTTAAAACAATTAGATGTTCAAAAGGTCGGTTTTGAAGGCCATTTAGTTAGTTATGATACTTATACTGAATTAAATCAAGACAATGTTTCATTCGAAAGTATTTCAGATGCTATTGAAGATATTAGAGCTATAAAAGATCAAGAAGAAATCAACACTATTAAAAAAGCTGCTGAGATAGTTGATAAAACTTATGAGTATATTCTATCTATTGCAAAAGTGGGTATGACTGAACAAGAGTTAAAGGCTGAATTAGAAAGCAAAATGTTACGTCTAGGAGCTAGCGGTCCATCTTTTGATACTATTGTTGCTTCCGGCTATCGCGGCGCACTACCACATGGAGTTGCAAGTGACAAAAAAATAGAAGAAGGTGATATGATTACGCTAGATTTTGGTGCTTATTATAATGGTTATGTTTCAGATATTACTCGCACATTTGCTATTGGACAACCTGATCCAAAATTGATAGAAATATATAATATTGTATTAGAAGCTCAACAAACCGCTGTAAATAAAATTAAAGCAGGTATGACTGGAGAAGAAGCTGATGCAATTGCACGGGATATCATCGAAAATTATGGCTATGGTGAATATTTCGGCCATTCAACTGGTCACGGTATCGGACTTGAAATCCATGAAAAGCCTATGCTTGCTAAAACTGCTAAAACAAAATTAGTACCAAATAATTGTGTAACAGTAGAACCGGGTATTTATATAGAAGGATTAGGCGGTGTAAGAATTGAGGATGATATAATAATTACTGAAAATGGAAATGAAGTCTTTACTAAATGCACAAAAGACCTTATTATTTTATAA